The following proteins come from a genomic window of Malus sylvestris chromosome 4, drMalSylv7.2, whole genome shotgun sequence:
- the LOC126617769 gene encoding adenine phosphoribosyltransferase 3, which translates to MLVLKDEDPRIHGIKTKIRVVPNFPKPGIMFQDITTLLLDPKAFKDTIDLFVERYKGKNISVVAGIEARGFIFGPPIALAIGAKFVPLRKPKKLPGDVIFEEYTLEYGKDRLEMHVGAVELGERALVVDDLIATGGTLCAAMNLLERVGAEVVECACLIELPDLQGRERLNGKPLYVLVEYQ; encoded by the exons ATGTTGGTTTTGAAAGACGAAGATCCTCGCATCCATGGCATTAAAACCAAGATTCGTGTCGTCCCAAATTTCCCCAAACCTG GAATTATGTTTCAAGATATCACAACTTTGTTACTTGACCCAAAAGCCTTTAAGGACACAATCGATTTGTTCGTTGAGAGATACAAAGGCAAAAACATTTCAGTGGTTGCAG GAATTGAGGCACGAGGTTTTATCTTTGGTCCTCCGATAGCATTGGCAATAGGAGCAAAGTTCGTTCCCCTGAGAAAACCAAAGAAGCTGCCTG GTGACGTTATTTTTGAAGAATACACTCTGGAATATGGAAAGGACCGTCTTGAGATGCATGTTGGAGCAGTAGAACTTGGCGAGCGTGCTCTGGTGGTAGATGATTTAATAGCCACTGGGGGCACACTGTGTGCTGCAATGAATTTATTGG AACGCGTTGGAGCAGAAGTGGTCGAATGTGCATGCTTAATTGAATTGCCAGATTTACAA GGACGTGAGAGGTTGAACGGAAAGCCACTGTATGTACTAGTTGAATACCAATGA